The Sorangiineae bacterium MSr11367 genome window below encodes:
- the cbiE gene encoding precorrin-6y C5,15-methyltransferase (decarboxylating) subunit CbiE codes for MKQRAVTVIGMGDDGCAGLTSRAANAVARAQVLVGGERHLAFFPQFTGERIALKGGLGAALDRAAQLAEEHHVCVLASGDPLFFGVGPMIAKRLGTEHVEFLPAPSSIQWAFARTGIAWEDADIVSVHGRSLDGFVARLRRSAKVAVLTDAENTPARLAARLIEHGDSAWNAWVCERLSGPEERVRRFTLGDLAAETDIDPLNVLLLVRSDEAWRTPPAIPYLHEDAFAKRMPKNGLITKREVRLLSLASLAITPDAVVWDIGAGSGSVSIEAAMLAPRGAVYAIEVDPEGVAICLDNVRTHGTDNVHVIEGRAPEVLVGLPAPDAVFVGGSKGSMADIVIASLDALRPGGRLVVNAVTLENVAEAYAVLRARELDPDVTLVQISRGVPLARYRRYEALNPIHIMAVQKP; via the coding sequence GTGAAGCAACGCGCCGTGACCGTGATCGGCATGGGGGATGACGGGTGCGCCGGCTTGACCAGCCGCGCGGCCAATGCGGTGGCGCGTGCGCAAGTGCTCGTGGGCGGGGAGCGCCACCTGGCGTTCTTTCCGCAGTTCACGGGGGAGCGCATCGCGCTGAAGGGCGGCCTCGGGGCTGCACTGGATCGCGCCGCGCAGCTCGCCGAGGAGCACCACGTGTGCGTGCTTGCCTCGGGCGATCCGCTCTTTTTCGGTGTGGGGCCGATGATTGCCAAGCGGCTCGGGACGGAGCACGTGGAGTTTCTCCCCGCGCCGAGCTCCATCCAGTGGGCCTTCGCGCGCACCGGCATCGCCTGGGAGGACGCCGACATCGTGTCGGTGCACGGCCGCAGCCTCGATGGCTTCGTGGCGCGCCTTCGCCGCAGCGCCAAGGTGGCCGTGCTCACCGACGCCGAGAACACGCCGGCGCGGCTGGCCGCGCGGCTCATCGAGCACGGCGACAGCGCGTGGAACGCGTGGGTGTGCGAGCGCCTCTCGGGCCCCGAGGAGCGCGTGCGCCGATTCACCTTGGGCGATCTCGCGGCGGAGACGGACATCGACCCACTGAACGTGCTCTTGCTCGTCCGCAGCGACGAGGCATGGCGCACGCCGCCGGCCATTCCGTACCTGCACGAGGACGCCTTCGCCAAGCGGATGCCCAAGAATGGGCTCATCACGAAGCGTGAAGTGCGCTTGCTCTCGCTCGCGTCGCTGGCCATCACGCCCGATGCCGTCGTGTGGGACATCGGCGCCGGCTCGGGCTCCGTCTCGATCGAGGCGGCGATGCTCGCACCGCGCGGTGCCGTCTATGCCATCGAGGTCGACCCCGAGGGCGTGGCCATCTGCCTCGACAACGTGCGCACGCACGGCACGGACAACGTGCATGTCATCGAGGGAAGGGCGCCCGAGGTGCTCGTGGGCCTACCCGCGCCCGACGCCGTGTTCGTTGGCGGCAGCAAGGGAAGCATGGCCGACATCGTCATTGCGTCGCTCGATGCGCTTCGCCCGGGCGGCCGCCTGGTGGTCAACGCCGTCACCTTGGAGAACGTCGCCGAGGCATACGCAGTGCTGCGCGCCCGCGAGCTCGATCCCGACGTCACCCTGGTGCAGATCTCCCGCGGCGTCCCACTCGCGCGCTACCGCCGCTACGAAGCCCTCAACCCAATCCACATCATGGCGGTGCAAAAACCATGA
- a CDS encoding cobalamin biosynthesis protein gives MIATRRPFAVYAITRHGIAIAQRLMAALPEADLFVSAKLASLAPSTAKLFSLPMGPLLKETFTAYDAHIFIISVGAVVRMVAPLLENKKVDPAIVCVDDAARFSICVLSGHVGRGNVFTERVASILGAAPVVTTASDAIGTLTVDILGRDLGWTLDDMDRNVTRGCAAVVNATPVLFVQETGEPNWWPLDRALPEGVRYATSLEGVDPAAWEILLIASDRTRIDPAAWENSVVYRPKSLVVGLGCDRGASIDMVERGVDALLKEHGLSPKSVKAIATIDKKGDEEAFLALSERRQWPLRIFTPEELDVVPGIENPSETVKRYVGARGVAEPAALLAAGAEKLLVPKQTYTEEGAGRSMTFAVARIPFSQRKEIES, from the coding sequence ATGATTGCCACACGCCGCCCCTTTGCCGTCTACGCCATCACACGCCATGGCATCGCCATCGCGCAACGCCTCATGGCTGCCCTTCCCGAGGCCGACCTCTTCGTCTCCGCCAAGCTGGCATCCCTCGCACCTTCGACGGCGAAGCTTTTTTCCCTTCCCATGGGACCGCTGCTCAAGGAGACGTTCACCGCGTACGACGCGCACATTTTCATCATCAGCGTCGGTGCGGTGGTGCGCATGGTTGCGCCGCTCCTGGAGAACAAGAAGGTCGACCCGGCCATCGTGTGCGTCGACGACGCGGCCCGTTTTTCCATCTGCGTGCTCTCCGGCCACGTGGGACGTGGAAACGTCTTCACCGAGCGCGTGGCCTCCATTCTGGGCGCCGCGCCCGTGGTGACCACCGCGTCCGACGCCATCGGTACCCTCACCGTCGACATCCTCGGTCGCGACCTGGGCTGGACGCTCGACGACATGGATCGCAACGTCACCCGCGGCTGCGCGGCCGTGGTGAATGCCACCCCGGTGCTCTTCGTCCAGGAAACGGGGGAGCCCAATTGGTGGCCCCTCGACCGCGCGCTGCCCGAGGGTGTCCGCTACGCGACGAGCCTCGAGGGCGTCGATCCCGCAGCCTGGGAAATCTTGCTCATCGCGAGCGATCGCACGCGCATCGACCCTGCGGCGTGGGAGAACTCCGTCGTGTACCGGCCCAAGAGCCTCGTCGTGGGCCTCGGTTGCGATCGCGGTGCGTCGATCGACATGGTGGAGCGCGGGGTGGACGCGCTCTTGAAGGAGCACGGCCTGTCGCCCAAGTCGGTGAAGGCCATCGCCACCATCGACAAGAAGGGCGACGAAGAGGCCTTTCTCGCCCTCAGCGAACGCCGCCAGTGGCCGCTCCGCATTTTCACCCCCGAGGAGCTCGACGTCGTTCCTGGCATCGAGAACCCTTCGGAGACCGTGAAACGCTATGTGGGCGCACGCGGTGTGGCCGAGCCGGCTGCCCTGCTCGCCGCGGGGGCGGAGAAGCTGTTGGTGCCCAAGCAGACGTACACCGAAGAAGGCGCCGGGAGGTCGATGACCTTCGCCGTCGCGCGCATTCCGTTCTCGCAGCGGAAGGAGATCGAGTCATGA
- a CDS encoding cobyrinate a,c-diamide synthase → MSDLAFPRLVIAGTSSGVGKTTVTVALARALRARGLRVALFKCGPDYLDPTYHARAIDAPSQNLDGWMMGHDAVRATFAHAARDADISLIEGVMGLYDGASPTGEEGSTAEIAKWLDAPVVLVVDAGGMARSIAALVGGYASFDPKLHVAAAVANRVGSRGHLDLLRRALRTPPILGGFPRDPEHAFAERHLGLRTADDSSLPSSLLDHWAEQASEWFSLDALLALATSAPSLTIESEIRGGGAARVGASAGPRIAIARDAAFHFYYADNLRRLESLGAELVPFSPVSETALPDADGVYLGGGYPEVHAAALSANAAMRGAIAAFAQAGGPIYAECGGLMYLTQAIVTTDGHRHPMVGLVPTEARMCGKLQALGYVEVETQTKTILGGAGSRFRGHQFRYSELDPEPPPSIERVYSLRRRRGDETTREGFRIGNVVASYVHAHWASNPRIAASFVESCASHRKARTP, encoded by the coding sequence ATGAGCGACCTTGCATTTCCGCGCCTCGTGATCGCCGGCACGTCGAGTGGCGTGGGCAAGACCACCGTGACCGTGGCGTTGGCGCGTGCCCTGCGCGCGCGCGGTCTTCGGGTGGCGCTCTTCAAGTGCGGGCCCGACTACCTCGATCCGACGTACCACGCGCGGGCCATCGACGCGCCTTCCCAGAACCTCGATGGCTGGATGATGGGCCACGATGCGGTACGCGCAACCTTCGCCCACGCTGCGCGCGACGCGGACATCTCGCTCATCGAAGGCGTGATGGGCCTCTACGATGGCGCCAGCCCCACGGGCGAGGAAGGCTCCACCGCCGAAATCGCCAAGTGGCTCGACGCCCCGGTGGTCCTCGTGGTCGACGCCGGCGGAATGGCCCGCAGCATCGCCGCACTCGTGGGCGGCTACGCGTCGTTCGATCCGAAGCTGCACGTCGCCGCCGCCGTCGCCAATCGGGTCGGCAGCCGCGGGCACCTCGATCTTCTGCGCCGGGCCCTGCGCACACCCCCCATCCTGGGCGGCTTTCCCCGCGATCCCGAGCACGCCTTCGCCGAACGCCACCTCGGCCTCCGCACCGCCGACGACAGCTCCCTGCCGTCCTCCCTCTTGGATCACTGGGCCGAACAGGCCTCCGAGTGGTTCTCCCTCGACGCGCTTCTGGCGCTCGCGACGAGTGCTCCCAGTTTGACGATAGAATCAGAGATTCGTGGGGGAGGGGCGGCGAGGGTGGGCGCGAGCGCCGGTCCCCGCATCGCCATCGCGCGCGATGCCGCCTTCCACTTCTACTACGCCGACAACCTTCGCCGCCTCGAGTCGCTTGGCGCCGAACTCGTCCCGTTCTCTCCGGTGAGCGAGACCGCTTTGCCGGATGCCGACGGCGTTTACCTCGGCGGAGGCTACCCCGAAGTCCACGCCGCGGCCCTCTCGGCCAATGCCGCCATGCGCGGAGCCATCGCCGCCTTTGCCCAGGCCGGAGGCCCCATCTACGCCGAATGCGGAGGGCTCATGTACCTCACGCAGGCCATCGTCACCACCGACGGCCATCGCCACCCCATGGTGGGCCTCGTTCCAACCGAGGCCCGCATGTGCGGCAAGCTGCAGGCCCTGGGGTACGTGGAAGTCGAAACGCAAACGAAGACCATCCTCGGCGGCGCCGGCTCCCGCTTCCGCGGTCACCAATTTCGCTACTCCGAGCTCGACCCCGAGCCACCGCCGAGCATCGAGCGCGTGTATTCTCTCCGCCGTCGGAGAGGCGACGAGACCACGCGCGAAGGCTTTCGCATCGGCAACGTGGTCGCGTCGTACGTCCACGCGCACTGGGCCTCCAACCCGCGCATCGCCGCATCCTTCGTCGAAAGCTGCGCCTCGCATCGGAAGGCGCGCACGCCATGA
- the cobI gene encoding precorrin-2 C(20)-methyltransferase — protein MTTLGTLYGVGAGPGSPDLLTLRAVNVLKSADVLALPRSSDYGASVAWEIIAPVLGELPPSQTRLRLTFPMSKDPARVRPHVEAAVKAIGAYLVEGRSVAFVTEGDPSVFSTFGYVRQEAQKRWPELRVEVVPGVTSITAVASIGGVPLADGHERVAIVPATYGVDDLVDLLHRFDTVVLMKLGAEMPIILAALEQTGLTDRAFFVHKATMAEQRFEPDVRKVRDEHGGCFSMLIVKRRDRSGVLLGSES, from the coding sequence ATGACCACGCTGGGAACCCTCTACGGCGTGGGCGCAGGCCCGGGCTCGCCCGACCTGCTCACCTTGCGTGCCGTGAACGTCCTGAAATCGGCCGACGTTCTCGCCCTTCCGCGAAGCTCCGACTACGGCGCCTCCGTCGCGTGGGAGATCATCGCGCCCGTGCTGGGCGAACTTCCGCCGTCGCAAACGCGCCTGCGGCTCACGTTTCCCATGAGCAAAGACCCAGCGCGCGTGCGGCCTCATGTCGAAGCCGCGGTGAAGGCCATCGGCGCGTACTTGGTGGAGGGGCGCTCCGTTGCCTTCGTGACGGAGGGCGACCCTTCCGTCTTTAGCACCTTCGGCTACGTGCGGCAGGAAGCGCAAAAACGATGGCCCGAGCTGCGGGTCGAGGTCGTGCCCGGGGTCACCTCCATCACGGCGGTGGCGTCCATCGGCGGTGTGCCGCTCGCCGATGGGCACGAGCGCGTCGCCATCGTGCCCGCGACCTACGGGGTCGATGACTTGGTCGACTTGCTTCACCGCTTCGACACGGTGGTGCTCATGAAGCTTGGCGCGGAGATGCCCATCATCCTCGCCGCCTTGGAGCAGACGGGCCTCACCGACCGCGCCTTCTTCGTCCACAAGGCCACCATGGCCGAACAGCGCTTCGAGCCCGACGTGCGCAAGGTACGCGACGAGCACGGCGGCTGCTTCTCGATGCTCATCGTCAAACGCCGCGATCGCAGCGGTGTGCTTCTTGGGAGCGAATCATGA
- a CDS encoding precorrin-3B C(17)-methyltransferase, with protein sequence MARVTRLSGALLAESNGEYFLIGNTKSPCDWAAAGFEHPGELDPLKHPYIRLSPLRPPPPLGEGRGGGALTMNLEGEPLAQALAQRFLIERNGSVSERLWRLVLHRGDADAEGIPDADIDARWLGEIPAPLWQIVRDTVLRCL encoded by the coding sequence ATGGCGCGCGTCACGCGTCTTTCCGGCGCCCTCCTGGCCGAGTCCAACGGGGAATATTTCCTGATTGGAAACACGAAGTCCCCCTGCGACTGGGCCGCCGCCGGCTTCGAGCATCCGGGCGAGCTCGATCCCCTAAAGCATCCTTACATTCGACTCTCGCCGTTACGGCCCCCTCCCCCTCTGGGGGAGGGTCGGGGTGGGGGAGCTTTGACCATGAATCTCGAAGGCGAACCCCTCGCCCAAGCCCTGGCCCAACGCTTCCTCATCGAGCGAAACGGCTCGGTGAGCGAGCGCCTCTGGCGTCTCGTCCTTCACCGCGGCGACGCCGACGCCGAGGGCATCCCGGACGCCGACATCGACGCTCGCTGGCTCGGCGAAATCCCGGCCCCCCTCTGGCAAATCGTCCGCGACACCGTCCTCCGTTGCCTCTGA
- the cobU gene encoding bifunctional adenosylcobinamide kinase/adenosylcobinamide-phosphate guanylyltransferase translates to MSFSLIGGGARSGKSAFALRRALQRGPERIFIATAQAFDDEMRARIDRHIAERGSDFTTLEAPHDLDEVMRRLALPPTRPDVVVVDCLTLWLSNLLLADLPHEAIERRVDALAEVLASAPFHTWLVTNEVGMGLVPETPLGRAFRDISGRAHQRLARSASEVYLAALGMVLRLRPGPVELAEP, encoded by the coding sequence ATGAGCTTTTCCCTCATCGGAGGCGGCGCCCGCTCCGGCAAGAGCGCGTTTGCACTTCGTCGCGCGCTCCAGCGCGGACCGGAGCGGATCTTCATCGCCACCGCGCAGGCCTTCGACGACGAGATGCGGGCGCGCATCGACCGACACATCGCCGAGCGCGGGAGCGACTTCACGACGTTGGAGGCCCCGCACGATCTCGACGAGGTGATGCGACGATTGGCCCTCCCCCCCACACGGCCCGACGTGGTCGTCGTCGATTGCCTCACGCTGTGGCTCTCGAATCTGCTCCTGGCCGATCTGCCCCACGAGGCCATCGAGCGCCGCGTGGACGCATTGGCGGAGGTTCTCGCGTCGGCTCCGTTTCACACCTGGCTCGTGACCAATGAAGTGGGCATGGGCCTCGTTCCCGAAACGCCGCTCGGGCGCGCCTTCCGCGACATCAGCGGGCGCGCCCACCAGCGGCTCGCACGCTCCGCCTCGGAGGTGTACCTCGCCGCGCTCGGCATGGTGTTGCGTCTGCGCCCTGGGCCCGTGGAGCTCGCGGAGCCATGA
- a CDS encoding adenosylcobinamide amidohydrolase produces MNSPARCLGASPEVTLTLTVRDRWLIASFPETVRACSWAIVGGGFVDVQHVAWLEVRNGDLRPSVDPARMLTERLHARGLHFAVGLLTSANIAQYIDCTAEHGGVTARCLATVGLGNALRAGDPPWLACRVGTINTMVYVDTPLTDEALLEASAIATEAKCAAVLEAGVRSRLSDRPATGTGTDCTVVACARSNGRGAPYAGKHTAIGSVVGGAVESAIVEGVRRWNEAMR; encoded by the coding sequence ATGAATTCCCCGGCCCGATGCCTCGGCGCTTCCCCGGAGGTGACGCTCACCCTCACCGTGCGCGATCGCTGGCTCATTGCATCGTTTCCCGAGACCGTGCGCGCCTGCAGTTGGGCCATCGTTGGCGGTGGCTTCGTGGACGTGCAGCACGTCGCCTGGCTCGAGGTGCGCAATGGCGATCTTCGCCCCTCCGTCGACCCCGCCCGCATGCTCACCGAGCGCCTTCACGCGCGCGGCCTCCATTTCGCCGTCGGCCTCCTCACCAGCGCCAATATTGCACAATACATCGATTGCACGGCCGAACACGGCGGCGTGACCGCGCGGTGCCTGGCCACCGTCGGCCTGGGCAACGCCCTTCGCGCTGGCGATCCGCCCTGGCTCGCGTGCCGCGTCGGCACCATCAACACGATGGTCTACGTCGACACGCCGCTCACCGACGAAGCCTTGCTCGAGGCCAGCGCCATCGCGACGGAGGCCAAGTGTGCGGCCGTCCTGGAAGCGGGCGTCCGCAGCCGGTTGAGCGATCGCCCCGCGACGGGGACGGGCACCGACTGCACCGTGGTGGCCTGCGCGCGCTCCAACGGGCGCGGCGCGCCGTACGCTGGCAAGCACACGGCCATTGGCTCCGTCGTGGGAGGCGCCGTCGAAAGCGCCATCGTCGAGGGCGTACGCCGCTGGAACGAGGCCATGCGATGA
- a CDS encoding precorrin-8X methylmutase, whose translation MRQMTALGRGIEDKSFAIIDAEVGAHDFPDAEWQVVRRVIHATADFEFRTLMRLSSDAIASGVRALRAGCPLVVDVKMIAVGLNEQRLASYGCQVHSFISDEDVIATAKANNSTRAIESMRKAHANGVLDGAIVAIGNAPTALLEVLRLVREEGARPALVIGVPVGFVSAAESKDALIASEGVPFIAASGRKGGSPIAVAIVHALLLLSAQGEGTS comes from the coding sequence ATGCGACAGATGACCGCGCTCGGACGCGGCATCGAGGACAAGAGCTTCGCCATCATCGACGCCGAGGTCGGCGCCCACGATTTCCCCGACGCCGAATGGCAAGTCGTGCGGCGGGTCATCCACGCCACCGCGGACTTCGAGTTTCGCACGCTGATGCGCCTCAGCAGCGACGCCATCGCATCGGGCGTGCGCGCCCTTCGCGCGGGGTGCCCGCTGGTGGTCGACGTGAAGATGATCGCCGTCGGCCTCAACGAGCAGCGCCTCGCCTCGTATGGCTGCCAGGTGCACTCGTTCATCTCCGACGAAGACGTCATCGCCACCGCCAAGGCGAACAACTCGACCCGCGCCATCGAGTCGATGCGCAAGGCTCACGCGAACGGCGTTCTCGACGGCGCCATCGTGGCCATCGGCAATGCGCCGACCGCGTTGCTCGAGGTGTTGCGGCTCGTGCGCGAGGAAGGTGCCCGCCCCGCGTTGGTCATCGGCGTGCCCGTGGGGTTCGTGTCCGCGGCCGAGTCGAAGGACGCTCTCATCGCGTCCGAGGGGGTACCCTTCATCGCGGCCAGCGGACGCAAGGGCGGGAGCCCCATCGCGGTGGCCATCGTGCATGCTTTGTTGTTGCTCTCCGCGCAAGGGGAGGGGACGTCGTGA
- the cobO gene encoding cob(I)yrinic acid a,c-diamide adenosyltransferase yields the protein MTEQKQPPRGLLVVYTGHGKGKTTAALGMVFRALGRGLRVTVVQFIKGKWKTGERLFAETLPQLRFHVMGLGFTWESDDLARDKAAARAAWETAREEIASGERDLVVLDELTYTFHYDFLPLEEVLEALRTRPAHVHVVITGRNAPEALLEMADLVSEMVAVKHPFTAGVKAQIGVDF from the coding sequence GTGACGGAGCAAAAACAACCGCCGCGTGGCCTGCTCGTGGTCTACACCGGGCACGGCAAGGGCAAGACCACGGCGGCCTTGGGCATGGTCTTTCGCGCCCTGGGGCGCGGCCTTCGCGTGACGGTGGTGCAGTTCATCAAGGGCAAATGGAAAACCGGTGAGCGCCTCTTTGCCGAGACCCTGCCCCAACTGCGGTTTCACGTGATGGGCCTCGGCTTCACCTGGGAAAGCGACGACCTCGCGCGCGACAAGGCCGCGGCGCGCGCGGCGTGGGAAACGGCGCGGGAGGAAATCGCCTCGGGCGAACGCGATCTGGTGGTGCTCGACGAGCTCACGTACACGTTCCATTACGACTTCCTGCCGCTGGAGGAGGTGCTCGAGGCTTTGCGCACGCGCCCCGCGCACGTGCACGTGGTGATCACCGGACGCAACGCCCCCGAGGCGCTGCTCGAGATGGCCGACCTGGTGAGTGAGATGGTCGCCGTGAAGCATCCGTTCACCGCGGGCGTGAAGGCGCAGATTGGCGTGGACTTCTGA
- the cobJ gene encoding precorrin-3B C(17)-methyltransferase: protein MSDVIGDTPAKGVLSIVGIGPGASQHTSPAALEAISSAEVVVGYITYIKLVRHLIEGKDVVRTGMTEEIGRARAAVERARDGAKVAIISSGDAGVYGMAGLVFQVLQEIGWKRGDSPELRIIPGMTALNSCASLVGAPLGHDFCAISLSDLLTPWPVITRRIEAAASADFVIGLYNPASGRRTRQIVEAHDIIARYRPGNTPVALVKSAYRKLENAVLTDLDHFLEFEIGMLTTVLVGSSNTFVFEGYMVTPRGYTNKYTWDGNAIAGQTPGRSLVLPEGE, encoded by the coding sequence ATGAGTGATGTCATTGGTGATACTCCAGCAAAAGGCGTGCTCTCGATCGTCGGCATCGGGCCCGGCGCATCGCAGCACACTTCGCCCGCTGCCCTGGAGGCCATTTCATCGGCCGAGGTAGTGGTCGGCTACATCACCTACATCAAGTTGGTGCGCCACCTCATCGAGGGCAAGGACGTGGTGCGCACCGGTATGACCGAGGAGATCGGCCGCGCGCGCGCCGCCGTCGAGCGCGCCCGTGACGGTGCCAAGGTGGCCATCATTTCCTCGGGCGACGCGGGCGTGTACGGCATGGCGGGCCTCGTTTTCCAGGTGCTCCAGGAGATCGGTTGGAAGCGCGGCGACTCGCCCGAGCTGCGCATCATCCCGGGCATGACCGCGCTCAACTCGTGCGCCTCGCTGGTGGGGGCACCGCTCGGTCACGACTTTTGCGCCATCTCGCTTTCGGACCTGCTCACGCCCTGGCCGGTCATCACCCGCCGCATCGAGGCCGCCGCCTCCGCGGACTTCGTCATCGGGCTTTACAACCCTGCGAGCGGCCGGCGCACGCGCCAGATCGTGGAGGCGCACGACATCATCGCGCGCTACCGCCCCGGGAACACCCCCGTCGCCTTGGTAAAGAGCGCATACCGGAAGCTCGAGAACGCCGTGCTGACGGACCTCGATCACTTCCTGGAGTTCGAGATCGGGATGCTGACCACGGTGCTCGTCGGCTCGAGCAACACCTTCGTCTTCGAGGGCTACATGGTGACCCCGCGCGGGTACACGAACAAGTACACGTGGGATGGCAACGCCATCGCGGGGCAAACCCCGGGGCGGTCGTTGGTGCTGCCGGAGGGCGAGTAA
- the cobM gene encoding precorrin-4 C(11)-methyltransferase, with amino-acid sequence MRVYIIGAGPGDPKLITLRGAELIARCPVVLYTGSLVPKEVVAMAGPEAKVLDSSGMTLDQILEVIVEARDAGHDVARVHTGDPAIFGSTAEQMRKMEELGIAYEIIPGVSSFTAAAAALGRELTLPELSQTVILTRAEGRTPMPDREKLQELAAHRATLCLFLSITLLRDVTESLIPSYGADCPVAVVHKASCPDQQIVRGTLSDIREKVRAAGIKSQSMILVGHVLTATHFANSKLYDPEFSHRFRRAVRPTSGGTS; translated from the coding sequence ATGCGCGTTTACATCATTGGTGCCGGCCCCGGCGATCCCAAGCTCATCACCCTTCGCGGCGCAGAGCTCATCGCGCGGTGCCCCGTGGTCTTGTACACGGGCTCCCTCGTGCCCAAGGAGGTCGTCGCCATGGCGGGCCCCGAGGCCAAGGTGCTCGATTCCTCGGGCATGACCCTCGACCAGATCCTCGAGGTCATCGTCGAAGCCCGCGACGCCGGTCATGACGTGGCGCGCGTGCACACGGGCGATCCGGCCATCTTCGGCTCCACCGCCGAACAGATGCGCAAGATGGAGGAACTTGGCATCGCCTACGAGATCATCCCTGGGGTCTCCTCGTTCACCGCGGCGGCGGCGGCCTTGGGGCGCGAGCTCACCCTGCCGGAGCTCTCGCAAACTGTAATCCTCACGCGCGCCGAAGGGCGCACCCCCATGCCCGATCGCGAGAAGCTCCAGGAGCTCGCGGCCCACCGCGCCACGCTGTGCCTCTTCTTGAGCATCACCCTACTGCGCGACGTGACCGAGTCGCTGATCCCCTCCTACGGCGCCGACTGCCCGGTGGCTGTGGTGCACAAGGCCAGCTGCCCCGATCAGCAGATCGTGCGAGGCACCCTCTCCGACATTCGCGAGAAGGTGCGTGCGGCCGGCATCAAGTCGCAATCGATGATCCTCGTGGGGCACGTGCTCACGGCCACGCACTTCGCCAATTCGAAACTCTACGATCCCGAGTTCAGCCACCGCTTTCGCCGTGCCGTGCGCCCTACTAGCGGAGGTACCTCGTGA